The nucleotide window gaagatgtttatgtgaatattttgtaggttttatattttttggcattttttataagtttaagtaaccacaacaacaacataattaacgacccgtaacccagaggggtaggcagagacccaggacctacatttggcgcggtccgggcacacctctttctatgttcttctacatacatcaaagcatagcacgttggttaaataaaataattagtccaaaaaaatgctacctaaaatagtatttcacgcggacgaagtcgcgggcacagcttgTAGTTGAATAATTCTTGAACACTTATCGCAACACGTGTAAGTTACACATCCTTTAGTATGAGTTAAaactatgaaataatttatgagTTGCTAAATCAGACGATAATGGTAccgaaaaaataaacacaagtatataatattgtagtaaaatatttttcaataacgataaatgttaaatgttattgtaCATGATCCGCATGATCTTGCAATCGTCGCGCACGCGTCTGTCGAAGTCAGTCATGGCGCGCCGACGCTGCCCCGCCCCCTCCTCTCCCAGCTCGTACTCCCGCGACGTGCACGCGCAGCATCCCGGGCACGAGCAAAACGCGCATGTTTTACGCACAGAATCCCACGCACCTGGACAAAACCACTGTCACCCATCAGCGAGGTGTGGGTACACAACTAGTGATTGCAATCCGGCGTCATTTTCAGTCCGGCCGGATACGACCGGATTCCCATCAATCCGGCCGGATCCGACCGGATCCGACCGGATTGATTAAATCAAGATGATTTTcgctttttagtacaaaataagtaagttaatcaagtgtcactgcacttatatgtaggtagtttataaaaaataaatcgactTTATTTCCTAACCAATGTTAAGACAAATAGAcaacaagaaaacaattaaaatttagtagtgtaggtaactagtaataattttacgacgtAACGAGTAGCTTAGTCTTTCTAAATTTCACTTTCACAGATAgatcaatttataagtaacaatattaattacagtcaaaaccgtttatagcgacatcgtttagaacaacataccggttaaattgaccaaaatcaaaggtcctggctgaatgttattacatatctttcctattaatacctgtcaccggttgttacaactatcggtttttacgactcaatatgagtagtcccttcgatgtcgttataacagattttgactgtatcaagtaactataatatctaatagatacaattaaccttacgtaattaactgaaatgagatcaaaatcattattaaagtatttgagaatgctaacaaacaagtcttatatgtatttatgattataacaGATACCATCATGATTTGATGAATCTGTCGAACGAATGAATggcaaaaattatcacaataatgagtttagaactctttagtttaatcaacttacgataaataataattttaagtaataattgtaaaaaaatataagtattaaaagaaaatcaatattgattttgaaaataagatcgtagaaaacaaatatttttaattgtgtcATCAGCTAAACGACTTCTAATAGAGCTGCAAATATATACGCACAACCTATTTAAAGTACCTACTCATGCAacagctatattatttttccacAAACTGCTAGCACCGGATCCGGTCTTCGGATCCGGTATATTGGTACCGGATccggtaaccattaaatgatGCCGGATCCGCCGGATTACCGGATCCGTTTTTccggattgcaatccctaTACACAACCCGTCTAAACACTGATTTTCATAAAAGTTAAACCTAGACTATTAGCGATGGTTATTCAAAAGTTAAAGCTAGCACAGTCGCGTTGTGGAATAATCTGTCCTCAGCggtatttttcaaatacttaCGACTCAGGGGCCTTCAAGATGCGAGCGTATCTTTTACATAAAGGCCGGCAACATCTGCGATTCCCCCGGTATTGCCACATCAAATGAACAACAGATGAGATGCCTAcctaaattgtataaaaaattgccTGCGGTATACCAATTTCCTTGGCCAGTTTAGCGTACTCCACGAAGGGCGTGGCCGCCGTGTCGGCAATCGGCGCCTCGCATATCTTCACAATGCTAGGTTTTTTTACCTTCACTGGCGGAATAATTTCACGGGACTTTACCCATTTTTCGCATGGTTTCATTGGATGTATTTTCTGCAAAACGTAAATATAACCATACacgttattattaatgtaaaattgagctttgttgtaaatttgtacttgtaaaatacagaaaaaatttTAGGCGATAAACTTATCCGCAAACCGGGCGTGCTATCAACGTCTTTACTTACAATAGATTGCACTGGCTTCTCCTCCTTTAGCTCTTTCTCGGCTAACAACTCCGCAGACGTTTTGAGCACCACGCCCTTCCATGTCCGCCTCCGGTGTTTGCAGACCGGCCGGCAACTATCAATTTTaccttattattttcatattacaagAACAActtattagtaacattatacTGACTCGCAAAGTTTTGAATTTCCCTTTTTATCCTTCTTTTTTGGACACTCaatcatttataattcataattttcaaaCTACAAcgagtatataattttttgacatGACAAATGTCAAGTTGACAACTACGCATAACAAGTTATTTGATCCTTGGGTTGAGGTAAGATTAAGTTGTGTAGCTATGGTACTTTTGTTTTGCCCAAGTGAACATGAAACGAGAAGAATGGTAGCGTGATTACACAGCAGTATGTCGTCGCTGCAGGAGGGTTAACTCGCCCGGTCCAATACCGCGACCACACACAAGACATACGTTAAGTGTTAGTGATGCCATGTCtgataaatgtgtatttaaatccacttcctctcACACCTTAAATTGCCTTAAATCTTAATGGATGTCTATTGTccgaaataaagaaatttgaatttgaattaaaaaaataaaatgggaAGGAGTAGTTGTTTTGCCATGTGATGGGGGTGTGTGTAATTGCTAAAAAAATCACTGTGTACAAACATATAgcatgtttaatgtttaatttcagaTTAACCATGGATTTATCAAaccaaaaataacatttaaaaatattgctatctctgttttggtaaagataatgagagggatgatgatgttttatacagagacaCAGAAAGCCAGGGttagttagttaaaaaatatatttacattaaaaaaaacacaaaagtacacaaaatcattgtttaatagtttttaatagtGCGCAATTTTGTgcgcagatttttttttattgttacaaaatatctaCAATAAGGGGGcgtccataaattacgtgaggtgttTAAGGGGGGGAGGGGGTCGAGTCAAATCTCATCTAATCTTACGTTGGAGGGAGGGGGGGGGTCTCGGCAAATAtcacgcaattttttttctgagagaaacaaaaaaaaaattatactattttggtCCATTTAATCCAGATTGTACATGCATAAGATTTAATCTTAAGCGT belongs to Papilio machaon chromosome 10, ilPapMach1.1, whole genome shotgun sequence and includes:
- the LOC106714342 gene encoding uncharacterized protein LOC106714342, producing the protein MIECPKKKDKKGNSKLCDCRPVCKHRRRTWKGVVLKTSAELLAEKELKEEKPVQSIKIHPMKPCEKWVKSREIIPPVKVKKPSIVKICEAPIADTAATPFVEYAKLAKEIGAWDSVRKTCAFCSCPGCCACTSREYELGEEGAGQRRRAMTDFDRRVRDDCKIMRIMYNNI